One stretch of Amycolatopsis tolypomycina DNA includes these proteins:
- a CDS encoding replication-relaxation family protein, producing the protein MISNPTPQRALRGHMPQRPTPRAATTGEHHAQLVGRLTYRDRWLARMLHEHKVFTTQQIVELCYPSMRAANHRLLDLFKWRVVDRFQPFVTIGTAPMHYVLDIAGAVALAYEDGLDPKSIGYRHEDAIGIAHSLRLAHTVGVNGFFTALVALGQRPGARRSLTAWWSELRCGRLFGDMVRPDAYGRWREDDHQLEFFLEFDFGTEDLGKLSRKLYGYEKLATATGITTPVLIWLPTHRRETSARRALADFLSQLDRPKLVPLATTAADAASDPAAARWLPITGPATPHPGRLRLVELAQLWPQPDLPGDVPTSSSVRTQQGPAALTAPDPFPPASPASRFRRRP; encoded by the coding sequence ATGATTTCGAACCCCACTCCTCAGCGGGCGTTGCGCGGGCACATGCCCCAGCGCCCCACGCCGCGAGCGGCCACCACCGGTGAACACCACGCCCAGCTCGTTGGGCGGCTGACCTACCGCGATCGGTGGCTGGCCCGGATGCTGCACGAGCACAAGGTCTTCACGACCCAGCAGATCGTCGAGCTCTGCTATCCGAGCATGCGCGCGGCCAACCACCGGCTGCTCGACCTGTTCAAGTGGCGGGTTGTCGACCGGTTCCAGCCGTTCGTCACGATCGGCACCGCCCCGATGCACTACGTGCTCGACATCGCCGGGGCGGTCGCCCTCGCCTACGAAGACGGGCTCGATCCGAAGTCGATCGGCTACCGGCACGAAGACGCGATCGGGATCGCGCACTCCCTGCGTCTGGCCCACACGGTCGGCGTCAACGGCTTCTTCACCGCCCTGGTCGCGCTGGGCCAACGTCCCGGGGCTCGAAGGTCGCTGACCGCGTGGTGGTCCGAGCTCCGGTGCGGACGCCTGTTCGGCGACATGGTGCGCCCTGACGCCTACGGCCGGTGGCGCGAAGACGACCATCAGCTCGAGTTCTTCCTCGAGTTCGACTTCGGCACCGAAGACCTCGGCAAGCTCAGCCGCAAGCTCTACGGCTACGAGAAGCTCGCCACCGCGACCGGCATCACCACTCCGGTCCTCATCTGGCTGCCCACCCATCGGCGTGAGACGTCCGCCCGCCGAGCGCTCGCCGACTTCCTATCCCAGCTCGACCGGCCCAAACTCGTGCCGCTGGCCACCACCGCCGCGGACGCGGCCAGCGACCCCGCCGCTGCCCGATGGCTGCCGATCACCGGGCCGGCAACGCCTCACCCCGGCCGGTTGCGGCTCGTCGAACTCGCCCAGCTCTGGCCCCAACCTGATCTGCCCGGCGACGTGCCGACGTCAAGCTCGGTCCGGACCCAGCAGGGTCCAGCAGCCCTGACCGCTCCGGATCCGTTCCCGCCCGCCTCGCCGGCCAGCCGCTTCCGGAGGCGCCCATGA
- a CDS encoding NlpC/P60 family protein — protein MKFAYTAVVVVIILIGGIGQGVVKAVFGSSGTEPSQDAIADIPGDYLALYRAAAAVCPGLDWSILAAIGKVESDHGRSKLIGIEEGTENSFGARGPMQFLQSTFDGVVARHPLPPGGKTPPSPWDKHDAIYAAAYYLCESGAPSDIRKALFAYNHADWYVDEVLDQAERYSKAAVGTGRCDDIQAPNAATATAINFACGQLGLPYLWGGNGPLNGDSGFDCSGLTKAAYAAAGVALPRTARTQYAAGPLVPGGQPLLPGDLVFYGTRGNEHHVGLYIGAGKMVHAPTFGEPVQVSSYRWNGDDYLAASRPAK, from the coding sequence ATGAAGTTCGCCTACACCGCGGTCGTGGTCGTCATCATCCTCATCGGCGGCATCGGGCAAGGCGTCGTGAAGGCCGTGTTCGGCAGCAGCGGCACCGAGCCGAGCCAGGACGCCATTGCTGACATCCCCGGCGACTACCTCGCCCTCTACCGAGCGGCAGCCGCCGTGTGTCCCGGGCTGGACTGGTCGATCCTCGCGGCGATCGGCAAGGTCGAGAGCGACCACGGCCGCAGCAAACTGATCGGCATCGAGGAGGGAACCGAGAACTCGTTCGGCGCCCGCGGGCCGATGCAGTTCCTCCAGTCCACGTTCGACGGAGTCGTCGCCCGGCATCCACTACCGCCGGGCGGCAAGACCCCGCCGTCGCCATGGGACAAGCACGACGCGATCTACGCGGCGGCGTACTACCTATGTGAGTCCGGCGCGCCCAGCGACATCCGCAAGGCGCTGTTCGCCTACAACCACGCGGACTGGTACGTCGACGAAGTCCTCGACCAAGCCGAGAGGTACAGCAAGGCCGCGGTCGGCACCGGCCGTTGCGACGACATCCAGGCACCGAACGCCGCCACCGCAACGGCGATCAACTTCGCCTGCGGCCAGCTCGGACTGCCGTACCTCTGGGGCGGCAACGGACCGTTGAACGGCGACAGCGGCTTCGACTGCTCGGGCCTGACGAAGGCGGCCTACGCGGCTGCCGGCGTCGCCCTGCCGCGCACGGCCCGGACCCAGTACGCCGCCGGCCCGCTGGTGCCGGGTGGCCAGCCGCTACTCCCCGGCGACCTGGTCTTCTACGGCACCCGCGGCAACGAGCACCACGTCGGCCTGTACATCGGGGCAGGGAAGATGGTGCACGCCCCGACCTTTGGCGAGCCAGTCCAGGTCAGCTCGTACCGCTGGAACGGGGACGACTACCTGGCCGCCTCGCGACCTGCGAAGTAG
- a CDS encoding N-6 DNA methylase translates to MSSSRRALSTSVDAEQFGNEIATAVESAWNRTYGTGRLDIPVSVVATLAALPEKDSCGHIVSESVLNWDADTFHDFARHTWSSVIRHRTEITHLLYPMIAWIFDDPDRGVRGHALAVAQAALCAGQTHLTGTERRFDVDLLGTVLTVLRPKSALKARGQFYTPGSVAKLLAGMSDIREHSNVADPMMGTGGMFRAAAEVIREQGRDPRTIRWIGCDVDSSPWPAPP, encoded by the coding sequence GTGTCTTCATCTCGTCGTGCACTTTCCACTTCTGTCGACGCTGAACAATTTGGAAATGAGATCGCCACGGCAGTCGAGTCCGCATGGAACCGAACCTATGGAACCGGTCGGCTCGATATCCCGGTTTCAGTTGTTGCCACGCTTGCCGCATTGCCGGAGAAGGATTCATGCGGACACATCGTCAGCGAATCGGTCCTCAACTGGGACGCCGACACCTTCCACGACTTCGCGCGGCACACGTGGTCATCGGTCATCCGGCACCGCACCGAAATCACGCACCTCCTCTATCCGATGATCGCGTGGATCTTCGATGACCCTGACCGCGGCGTGCGCGGCCACGCGCTGGCCGTCGCGCAGGCCGCGCTGTGTGCAGGGCAAACGCACCTCACCGGCACGGAACGGCGGTTCGACGTCGACCTGCTCGGCACCGTGCTGACCGTTCTCCGGCCGAAGTCGGCACTTAAGGCACGCGGTCAGTTCTACACGCCCGGGTCTGTCGCGAAGCTCCTCGCCGGCATGTCCGACATCCGAGAGCACAGCAACGTCGCCGACCCGATGATGGGGACCGGCGGCATGTTCCGCGCGGCCGCGGAAGTCATACGCGAGCAGGGCCGAGACCCACGCACCATCCGCTGGATCGGGTGCGACGTCGACTCCTCGCCGTGGCCTGCGCCACCGTGA
- a CDS encoding pilus assembly protein TadG-related protein, with amino-acid sequence MSSIAVLRRLRDDEEGRVTAFVVTIALAALLFAGLVLDGGLALAAKVRAIGEAQEAARAGAQEIDLAAYRADGSLRLVPQRAGAAARSYLAAAGHTGSVSVTGNKVAVTVTIDQPTQLLGLVSIASITVTGAGQAEPQRGISGVLP; translated from the coding sequence ATGAGCTCGATCGCAGTGCTGCGTCGGCTGCGCGACGACGAAGAAGGCCGGGTGACCGCCTTCGTCGTCACCATCGCGCTCGCGGCCCTCCTCTTCGCCGGCCTCGTACTCGATGGCGGGCTGGCACTGGCCGCCAAGGTCCGCGCGATCGGCGAGGCGCAGGAGGCCGCACGGGCCGGCGCCCAGGAGATCGATCTGGCTGCGTACCGCGCCGACGGCTCGCTGCGCCTGGTCCCGCAGCGGGCTGGCGCTGCGGCCCGGAGTTACCTCGCCGCCGCGGGACACACCGGCAGCGTGTCGGTCACCGGCAACAAGGTCGCCGTAACCGTCACCATCGACCAGCCCACCCAGCTGCTCGGGCTCGTCAGCATCGCCTCGATCACCGTAACCGGAGCCGGACAAGCCGAACCACAGCGCGGAATCTCCGGCGTACTTCCATGA
- a CDS encoding tyrosine-type recombinase/integrase, which translates to MRAPRQLRTPLEQEDYEQELVDQYALAMAGAGITDKHVSDHRSAVFEFARFVGRPVWTVTAEDADRFLGYLRKDRAQAKTTVQNKAWKLAQFFDFLITRYQGDLHALTGHVVTQPIDEFNRPAKATQGSPRIPPSQDEIDLLFSAWRLALPEARKYLPAARDYLAASLWRRAGLRITETVMLDIRDWRPDLGELGKLNIRFGKGSRGRGPKTRLIPAIDSVNALITWWLTDVRHQFGDDYDDPDAPLLPSERRDRHTGHCLRAGDDALRTGLAGAVERWLPAWNGRLSPHGLRHFCASSLYARGVDLKAIQDLLGHSWLSTTTGYIHVHDDHIEHAWTTANDRVTARLGTGKERSDALESADESR; encoded by the coding sequence TTGCGAGCACCGCGGCAGCTGCGGACACCGCTGGAGCAGGAGGACTACGAGCAGGAGCTGGTCGATCAGTACGCGCTGGCGATGGCCGGCGCGGGGATCACCGACAAGCACGTGAGCGACCACCGCAGCGCGGTGTTCGAGTTCGCCCGGTTCGTCGGACGACCGGTATGGACGGTCACGGCCGAGGACGCCGACCGATTCCTCGGCTACCTGCGCAAGGACCGAGCACAAGCCAAGACCACAGTGCAGAACAAGGCATGGAAGCTGGCCCAGTTCTTCGACTTCCTCATCACCCGCTACCAAGGCGACCTGCACGCGCTGACCGGGCACGTCGTGACCCAGCCGATCGACGAGTTCAACCGGCCAGCCAAGGCCACCCAGGGCTCCCCGCGGATCCCGCCGAGCCAGGACGAGATCGACCTGCTGTTCAGCGCGTGGCGCCTGGCGTTGCCCGAGGCGCGGAAGTACCTTCCCGCCGCACGGGACTACCTCGCCGCGTCGCTCTGGCGCCGCGCCGGGCTGCGGATCACCGAAACGGTCATGCTCGACATCCGCGACTGGCGCCCCGATCTCGGCGAGCTCGGCAAGCTGAACATCCGCTTCGGCAAAGGCAGCCGAGGCCGGGGACCGAAGACCCGGCTGATCCCGGCAATCGACTCGGTGAACGCGTTGATCACCTGGTGGCTCACCGACGTCCGTCACCAGTTCGGCGACGACTACGACGACCCGGACGCGCCGCTGCTGCCCAGCGAACGCCGCGACCGGCACACCGGGCACTGCCTGCGCGCCGGCGACGACGCGCTGCGGACCGGCCTGGCCGGGGCAGTCGAGCGCTGGCTGCCGGCCTGGAACGGGCGCCTCAGCCCGCACGGCCTGCGGCACTTCTGCGCATCCTCTCTCTACGCCAGAGGTGTTGACCTCAAAGCGATCCAGGACCTGCTCGGCCATTCCTGGCTCTCCACCACCACCGGCTACATCCACGTCCACGACGACCACATCGAACACGCCTGGACCACCGCCAACGACCGGGTCACAGCCCGGCTCGGCACCGGAAAGGAGCGCAGCGATGCGCTGGAATCTGCGGATGAAAGCCGCTGA
- a CDS encoding helix-turn-helix domain-containing protein: protein MRWNLRMKAAERGIWKSTEMRRRLAEAGLEISAGKMSALWTGTPTSIRLDDLDVICTVLDCNSAELLICEPDKVAARRPAHAAEASAGPTVTPHLGRNRTLPPA from the coding sequence ATGCGCTGGAATCTGCGGATGAAAGCCGCTGAACGCGGCATCTGGAAATCCACCGAGATGCGCCGCCGGCTCGCCGAGGCCGGACTCGAGATCAGCGCAGGCAAGATGTCAGCCCTCTGGACCGGCACCCCGACCTCGATCCGCCTCGACGACCTCGACGTCATCTGCACCGTGCTGGACTGCAACTCCGCCGAGCTGCTGATCTGCGAACCCGACAAGGTCGCCGCCCGCCGCCCCGCACACGCTGCCGAAGCCTCCGCCGGGCCGACCGTCACCCCACATCTGGGCCGCAACCGGACGCTGCCGCCCGCGTGA
- a CDS encoding TadE/TadG family type IV pilus assembly protein translates to MTAARGLLALRRDDRGSAAAELTLLTPVLILLLLFVVFCGRLADIKLRVNDVAHQAARAATLARSPSQATANAQATASAALRSAGIACQSLSVSADTQGLKPGATVTVTVSCSVGLGDLTALGVPGSRTFESTFSSPVDVWRGNHRQFTNSEGRLGGN, encoded by the coding sequence ATGACCGCGGCCCGCGGCCTCCTCGCGCTACGGCGGGACGATCGGGGGTCCGCCGCGGCCGAGCTCACCCTTCTGACCCCGGTGCTGATTCTCCTGCTGTTGTTCGTCGTCTTCTGCGGCCGGCTGGCCGATATCAAGCTGCGGGTCAACGACGTCGCCCACCAGGCCGCCCGCGCCGCCACTCTGGCCCGCAGTCCATCGCAAGCCACCGCCAACGCTCAGGCCACTGCCAGCGCGGCCCTGCGCTCGGCCGGGATCGCCTGCCAGTCGCTGTCGGTTTCCGCCGACACTCAGGGGCTCAAGCCTGGGGCGACGGTGACCGTGACCGTGTCGTGCAGCGTTGGGCTCGGAGACCTGACCGCGCTCGGCGTGCCCGGCAGCCGGACGTTCGAGTCCACCTTCTCCTCACCGGTCGACGTCTGGCGCGGCAACCACCGTCAGTTCACGAATTCTGAAGGCCGGTTGGGAGGGAACTGA
- a CDS encoding TadE/TadG family type IV pilus assembly protein: MPRNVLRRLRADERGAGTAELVIATPLLLLLVLLIAQFALYMHAVHIAQAAASQALSAARISGGSSATGDTEGQRVLTQLGNGPLRETSVNVQRGAAQVSVMVTGTVTSLIPFTTLAVHAEAVGPVEKFTPPSGAGAVTP, encoded by the coding sequence ATGCCTCGAAACGTCCTGCGCCGACTTCGCGCGGATGAGCGCGGCGCCGGCACAGCTGAGCTCGTCATCGCTACCCCGCTGCTGTTGCTGCTGGTTCTTCTCATCGCTCAATTCGCGTTGTATATGCACGCCGTCCACATTGCTCAAGCTGCTGCGTCGCAAGCGCTTTCCGCGGCACGAATCTCCGGCGGCAGCTCAGCCACTGGTGACACCGAGGGACAACGAGTCCTCACACAACTGGGCAACGGACCGTTGCGGGAGACCTCGGTGAACGTCCAGCGTGGAGCTGCTCAGGTATCCGTGATGGTCACAGGAACCGTGACCAGCCTGATCCCGTTCACAACCCTCGCGGTCCACGCCGAAGCCGTTGGGCCAGTGGAGAAATTCACCCCGCCGAGCGGAGCCGGGGCGGTGACACCATGA
- a CDS encoding type II secretion system F family protein produces MIEALLWGAGLGVGLWALVVYVFPPRPPLQALVDRLHAAPAPPPILTAESDGWALRVGRPFVKPLAVLGLPNSKLRNDLAVTGKGIEHHLAEKAALALAGLLLPTVMQVLLVVADVGLAWEVPAVAGLLVGLGGFLLPDIRVRKEAERRRSTFRHALSAYLNLIRVLLAGGAGVDGALSDAVGIGKGWAFQQLRRALVTAKLTRTTPWATLGQLGGELDVHQLSELAASVSLAGTEGARVRASLAAKAAALRTRELTDAEGDAQAATERMSLPVVMLFIGFLVFIGFPALASVLAGL; encoded by the coding sequence ATGATCGAGGCGTTGCTCTGGGGAGCCGGGCTCGGCGTCGGCCTGTGGGCGCTCGTGGTTTACGTGTTCCCGCCTCGGCCGCCGCTGCAGGCCCTGGTCGACCGGCTGCACGCGGCGCCAGCGCCGCCGCCGATCCTCACCGCGGAATCCGACGGTTGGGCGCTGCGGGTGGGTCGCCCGTTCGTCAAGCCGTTGGCTGTCCTCGGGTTGCCCAACAGCAAGCTACGCAACGACCTCGCGGTCACCGGTAAGGGCATCGAGCACCACCTGGCCGAGAAGGCGGCGCTGGCGCTGGCCGGGTTGCTGCTGCCGACCGTGATGCAGGTGCTGCTCGTCGTGGCCGATGTCGGCCTCGCCTGGGAAGTTCCCGCGGTCGCCGGCCTCCTCGTGGGGCTCGGCGGATTTCTGCTCCCGGACATCCGCGTTCGAAAGGAAGCCGAGCGGCGCCGCTCCACCTTCCGGCACGCGTTGTCGGCCTACCTGAATCTCATCCGGGTCCTGCTGGCCGGCGGCGCCGGTGTCGACGGCGCGCTGTCGGATGCGGTCGGGATCGGCAAGGGCTGGGCGTTCCAGCAGCTTCGCCGCGCGTTGGTCACCGCCAAGCTGACCCGCACCACGCCATGGGCCACCCTCGGTCAGCTCGGTGGCGAACTCGACGTGCACCAGCTCTCCGAGCTCGCCGCGTCGGTCAGCCTCGCGGGTACCGAAGGCGCCCGGGTCCGCGCGAGCCTCGCGGCCAAGGCGGCGGCACTGCGTACTCGCGAACTCACCGACGCCGAAGGCGACGCTCAGGCCGCCACCGAACGGATGAGCCTACCCGTGGTGATGCTGTTCATCGGTTTCCTCGTCTTCATCGGGTTCCCCGCTCTGGCCAGCGTGCTGGCCGGCTTATGA
- a CDS encoding type II secretion system F family protein, whose translation MTVALLGVLGAGLAVGALLIAVGLRGRPDRAATPSRLSTWSAARHDRKQVGLLVMAVLAGLAVGVVTGWVVGGILAVVAVAGLPRILGSNVDHQRQLQRIEAIAGWTEMLRDTLVAAAGLEQAILAIAPACPEAIREEITELAVRLERGDRLAPSLRHLADQLRDPTADLVISALVLAAEHQARQLADLLGELAGEAREQASMRMRVEAGRARTRTSVRVVVITTLVFAVGLVLLNRGYLAPYDTAFGQVMLLLVGLLFMVAFAWLGRIVRQRDPERFLTELSAIRQHDADVDDLLTGKGASS comes from the coding sequence ATGACCGTCGCCTTGCTTGGCGTGCTCGGTGCTGGTCTCGCCGTCGGGGCCCTGCTCATCGCCGTCGGTCTGCGCGGCCGGCCCGATCGTGCGGCGACGCCGTCGCGGCTGAGCACCTGGTCGGCCGCACGGCACGACCGGAAGCAGGTCGGCCTGCTCGTCATGGCCGTGCTCGCCGGCCTGGCGGTCGGCGTGGTCACCGGCTGGGTGGTCGGCGGCATCCTGGCCGTGGTCGCGGTGGCCGGCCTGCCGCGGATCCTCGGCTCGAACGTCGACCACCAGCGCCAGCTCCAACGCATCGAGGCGATCGCCGGGTGGACGGAGATGCTGCGCGACACCCTCGTCGCCGCAGCCGGACTGGAACAGGCCATCCTCGCCATCGCCCCAGCCTGCCCGGAGGCGATCCGCGAGGAGATCACCGAGCTGGCCGTCCGGCTGGAACGCGGCGACCGCCTCGCGCCCTCCCTGCGGCACCTTGCCGACCAGCTCCGCGACCCGACCGCCGATCTGGTGATCTCCGCACTGGTACTGGCCGCCGAGCACCAGGCCCGGCAGCTGGCCGACCTGCTCGGCGAACTGGCCGGCGAGGCACGTGAGCAGGCGTCCATGCGCATGCGGGTTGAGGCCGGCCGTGCTCGCACCCGGACCAGCGTGCGGGTCGTCGTGATCACCACGTTGGTCTTCGCCGTCGGGCTGGTGCTGCTCAACCGTGGCTACCTCGCTCCATACGACACGGCGTTCGGGCAGGTCATGCTGCTGCTCGTCGGCCTGCTGTTCATGGTCGCCTTCGCCTGGCTCGGGCGGATCGTGCGCCAGCGTGACCCCGAGAGGTTCCTGACCGAGCTGAGCGCGATCCGCCAGCACGACGCCGACGTCGATGACCTGCTCACCGGGAAGGGAGCGTCATCATGA
- a CDS encoding CpaF family protein, with amino-acid sequence MTRPDLAVPVNGRPHVPGPTDLPHRPAGETAAVERLRQHLRDELSSELSDRVRADESAGRPPMDAPARRRLAEAILTDAAEAHAQAELRNSAAGGMLVAPEVEQRVIRQVLDEVFGLAGLEPLLADTEIENININGDRVFVKRADGGRKRLPPVVGSDTELIELIRDLATRSGVEERRFDRGSPIVNFQLPGGERVSAVMAVTARPSVSIRRHRFTKVTLADLRKNGTIDLALESFLKALVKAKRNILVTGGTAIGKTTMLRGLASAIPPWERLVTIEDVFELGLGEDAEVHPDVVALQAREPNIEGQGEISLSDLVWQSLRMSPDRVIVGEVRGPEVIPLTNAMSMGNDGSMGTLHSSSSQGAFTKLAAYAVQGPERLPMEATNLLVAAALHFVVHLEKPRDDSSQRVVSSIREVVGADGAQIISNEVWRPGPDLRAVPGAPLRTDTVDLLVEAGYDPDLFERREGWWTP; translated from the coding sequence ATGACGCGCCCCGACCTGGCCGTGCCGGTCAACGGCCGCCCGCACGTGCCTGGGCCGACAGACCTTCCGCACCGGCCCGCCGGTGAGACCGCGGCGGTGGAACGGCTGCGGCAGCACCTGCGCGACGAGCTGTCCAGCGAGCTCAGCGACCGCGTCCGGGCCGACGAGTCCGCCGGTCGGCCGCCGATGGACGCACCGGCACGCCGTCGCCTGGCCGAGGCCATCCTGACCGATGCGGCCGAAGCGCACGCGCAGGCCGAGCTGCGCAACTCCGCGGCCGGCGGGATGCTCGTGGCCCCCGAGGTCGAGCAGCGCGTGATCCGCCAGGTCCTCGACGAGGTCTTCGGCCTGGCCGGCCTGGAACCGCTGCTCGCCGACACCGAAATCGAGAACATCAACATCAACGGCGACCGCGTCTTCGTCAAGCGCGCTGATGGCGGTCGCAAGCGTTTGCCTCCGGTGGTCGGTTCCGACACCGAGCTGATCGAGCTCATCCGGGACCTGGCGACCCGTTCCGGTGTGGAGGAGCGAAGGTTCGACCGCGGCAGCCCGATCGTGAACTTCCAGCTGCCCGGCGGCGAGCGCGTCTCGGCGGTCATGGCGGTGACCGCGCGGCCGTCGGTGTCGATCCGCCGGCACCGGTTCACGAAGGTCACCCTCGCCGACCTGCGCAAGAACGGGACGATCGACCTCGCCCTCGAGAGCTTCCTGAAAGCCCTCGTGAAGGCGAAGCGCAACATCCTCGTCACCGGCGGCACGGCGATCGGCAAGACGACCATGCTGCGCGGCCTGGCCTCGGCGATCCCGCCGTGGGAGCGGCTGGTGACCATCGAGGACGTCTTCGAGCTCGGCCTCGGCGAGGACGCCGAGGTCCACCCGGATGTGGTGGCGCTGCAGGCCCGCGAACCGAACATCGAGGGCCAGGGCGAGATCTCGCTGTCGGACCTGGTGTGGCAGTCCCTGCGGATGAGCCCGGACCGGGTCATCGTCGGGGAAGTCCGCGGCCCCGAGGTCATCCCGCTGACCAACGCGATGTCGATGGGCAACGACGGCAGCATGGGCACCCTCCACTCCTCCAGCAGCCAGGGCGCGTTCACTAAGCTCGCCGCCTACGCGGTGCAAGGCCCGGAGCGGCTGCCGATGGAGGCCACCAACCTCCTGGTCGCCGCCGCGCTGCACTTCGTGGTTCACCTGGAGAAGCCCCGAGACGACTCCAGCCAGCGTGTCGTCTCCTCCATTCGCGAAGTCGTCGGTGCCGACGGCGCCCAGATCATCAGCAACGAGGTCTGGCGGCCCGGCCCGGATCTGCGTGCGGTGCCCGGCGCGCCGCTGCGCACCGACACCGTCGACCTGCTCGTCGAAGCCGGGTACGACCCGGACCTGTTCGAGCGGCGCGAAGGATGGTGGACGCCATGA
- a CDS encoding chromosome partitioning protein translates to MLISVCSLKGSPGATTLATALGACWPAQHSPIVVEADPAGGDLMARFRLPDTPGLVSLAAAARGRGGADPNLLVQHSQPLPGGLRVVPGPVGAEQARAALAVLASGVSSPLRRAADQPDTVVVADCGRVDPGSPALPIVRGADAMLLLSRPHDDELAHVALKLQAAQQWSRRPCLVLVGDGYPTAEVSQTLQIPVMGRVPADTKGAAMFSGQGTSRRGADKSALGRAAAAIALNLHSHGRQPTLTEGSRPPHLRLAVVSESIPGVPPQQVGPHIRNGATP, encoded by the coding sequence ATGCTGATCTCCGTCTGCTCACTCAAGGGCTCGCCCGGTGCTACCACCCTGGCGACCGCGCTCGGCGCCTGCTGGCCGGCACAGCATAGTCCGATCGTCGTCGAAGCTGACCCGGCCGGCGGCGACCTGATGGCCCGCTTCCGGCTGCCCGACACACCGGGCCTAGTCAGCTTGGCCGCAGCCGCCCGAGGCCGTGGAGGTGCCGACCCGAACCTGCTCGTCCAGCACTCCCAGCCTCTGCCGGGCGGCTTGCGGGTCGTGCCTGGACCGGTCGGCGCTGAACAAGCTCGTGCAGCGCTCGCGGTGCTGGCCTCCGGAGTCTCGTCGCCGCTGCGTCGCGCGGCCGACCAGCCGGACACCGTGGTCGTCGCCGACTGCGGCCGGGTCGATCCCGGTTCCCCCGCGCTGCCCATCGTCCGCGGCGCCGACGCGATGCTGCTGCTCTCCCGCCCGCACGACGACGAGCTCGCCCACGTCGCGCTCAAGCTTCAGGCCGCCCAGCAGTGGTCACGCCGACCGTGCCTCGTCCTGGTGGGCGACGGCTACCCGACTGCGGAGGTCTCGCAGACGCTGCAGATCCCGGTGATGGGCCGGGTGCCCGCCGACACCAAGGGCGCGGCGATGTTCAGCGGCCAGGGCACGAGCCGGCGAGGGGCGGACAAGTCCGCGCTTGGTCGGGCCGCGGCAGCGATCGCGCTGAACCTCCACTCGCACGGACGCCAGCCGACCCTCACCGAGGGAAGCCGGCCACCGCACCTGCGGCTGGCGGTTGTCAGCGAGTCGATCCCAGGCGTACCCCCGCAGCAGGTCGGCCCGCACATCCGGAACGGTGCGACGCCATGA
- a CDS encoding prepilin peptidase encodes MSAAKLSKIAWVDTFVHDGRTAPDGVDIIPLPLFILTGITAAVAVVIGSALVVRTPRWQVAAQLVIAAALVGALAGHAPGVAPFAISASVAAFGVPLAFADARHRRLPNPLVLGLAGSVSASVIATAVVDHDAGSLARALAGAAVTAAFFLAVYFTAPGQLGGGDVKLAIPLGAALAWFGWQTLVLGSLLPWLAAAIAVVIMRLGRRRTAIPMGPFVIAGALAAMLLANG; translated from the coding sequence GTGAGCGCGGCGAAGCTCAGCAAGATCGCGTGGGTTGACACCTTCGTCCATGATGGACGAACCGCACCTGACGGAGTCGACATCATTCCGCTACCCCTGTTCATCCTGACCGGCATCACGGCCGCCGTCGCGGTCGTGATCGGCAGTGCGCTCGTGGTCCGTACTCCCCGCTGGCAGGTCGCCGCGCAGCTGGTGATCGCCGCCGCGCTCGTCGGCGCTCTCGCAGGGCACGCTCCCGGCGTGGCGCCGTTCGCGATCTCCGCGAGCGTGGCGGCGTTCGGCGTGCCGCTCGCCTTCGCCGATGCCCGACACCGTCGCCTGCCGAACCCGCTTGTCCTCGGACTCGCCGGTTCGGTCAGCGCCTCCGTCATCGCGACCGCTGTCGTCGACCACGACGCAGGTTCGCTGGCTCGCGCCCTCGCCGGCGCGGCCGTGACCGCCGCGTTCTTCCTCGCCGTGTACTTCACGGCACCGGGCCAGCTCGGCGGCGGGGACGTGAAGCTGGCCATTCCACTCGGCGCGGCGCTCGCCTGGTTCGGGTGGCAAACGCTCGTTCTCGGGAGTCTGCTGCCCTGGCTGGCCGCCGCGATCGCGGTGGTGATCATGCGTCTTGGTCGTCGCCGGACCGCGATCCCGATGGGACCGTTCGTGATCGCCGGCGCCCTGGCCGCCATGCTCCTCGCGAACGGGTAG